One window of the Streptomyces asoensis genome contains the following:
- a CDS encoding LacI family DNA-binding transcriptional regulator has protein sequence MAANRRPTLADVAREVGVSAKTVSRVLNEDGPASAQTREQVLAAVAKLGFQPNLMARNIRVGGPDTTIGLVIPDLANPFFGAVARAIEDTVRDRGLTLLMGSSADDPDRERALTDKFLARRVSILIVVPSVGADHSHLKSHRTAGLPVIFLDRPGVGLATDSIVSSNRAGAHDGVAHLIAHGHRRIGFVGDLPPQLYTRRERLAGYRSALREADIPYDRPLVTNAHDQQGAEAATAQLLGLADPPTALFAGNNIMALGIVAELARSKRKDVAVVAFDEVALAEALEPALTVVAQDAEELGRTAATTALTRLDGDRTRARTIIVPTRLIVRGSGELPVPALQEA, from the coding sequence ATGGCAGCGAACCGCCGCCCTACCCTGGCCGACGTCGCCCGCGAAGTCGGCGTCAGCGCCAAGACGGTGTCCCGAGTCCTCAACGAGGACGGACCCGCCTCCGCCCAGACCAGGGAACAGGTACTGGCCGCAGTGGCCAAGCTCGGCTTCCAGCCGAACCTCATGGCCCGCAACATCCGCGTCGGCGGCCCGGACACCACCATCGGCCTGGTCATCCCCGACCTCGCCAACCCCTTCTTCGGAGCCGTGGCCCGCGCCATCGAGGACACCGTCCGCGATCGCGGCCTGACCCTGCTCATGGGCTCCTCCGCGGACGACCCCGACCGCGAACGAGCCCTGACGGACAAGTTCCTCGCCCGCCGCGTCAGCATCCTGATCGTCGTTCCGTCCGTCGGCGCCGACCACTCCCACCTCAAGTCCCACCGTACGGCGGGACTGCCCGTGATCTTCCTCGACCGACCCGGTGTCGGCCTCGCCACGGACAGCATCGTCAGCTCCAACCGAGCCGGAGCCCACGACGGCGTCGCCCACCTCATCGCCCACGGACACCGGCGCATCGGCTTCGTCGGCGACCTGCCCCCGCAGCTGTACACCCGCCGTGAACGTCTGGCCGGTTACCGCTCGGCGCTGCGGGAAGCCGACATCCCCTACGATCGCCCGCTCGTCACCAACGCCCACGACCAGCAGGGCGCCGAGGCCGCGACCGCCCAACTCCTCGGCCTGGCCGATCCGCCCACTGCCCTGTTCGCCGGCAACAACATCATGGCTCTGGGCATAGTCGCCGAACTGGCCCGCAGCAAGCGCAAGGACGTCGCGGTCGTCGCCTTCGACGAGGTGGCGCTCGCCGAGGCACTCGAGCCGGCGCTGACCGTCGTCGCCCAGGACGCGGAAGAACTCGGCAGAACGGCGGCGACCACCGCGCTGACCCGACTCGACGGCGACCGCACCCGCGCCCGCACCATCATCGTCCCCACCCGGCTGATCGTCCGAGGCTCGGGCGAGCTTCCCGTCCCTGCGCTTCAGGAGGCGTGA
- a CDS encoding MFS transporter has translation MPRLMPDTGPQRVLATSNFVYTVGSGLYLTAGVLYFTEAVHLPASRVGLGLGIAGLVALALGVAVGHLADRYGARGVYAATLVVQALATAGFVLADSFWPFVLAVTVAAGAKAAGTAARSPLIRHYGGDRPQEFRAYLRAVTNVGISLGAVGAGLVVQVGTLTAYQLMVIGNAIAFVVSAALLISLPPVTPLAATGGPRWTALRDRPYLLLTALDGIMAIQFKVLTVAIPLWLVGATTAPHWLISGTMLTGTVIVVAFQVRASRNVDSPTAGGNAYRRAGVAFLVSCSLISLSAGIPAWAAAALLLTAVVIHTVGELWHSAAGFEVSFALAPPHATGQYLGVFGLGAGLAEALGPALLISLCITWGRPGWYVVGALFALTGLAAPLAVRWAQRHHRAGQPQTDSMEQAQAA, from the coding sequence ATGCCCCGCCTGATGCCGGACACCGGACCGCAGCGCGTCCTCGCGACCTCGAACTTCGTCTATACCGTCGGCAGCGGCCTGTATCTGACCGCTGGGGTGCTCTACTTCACGGAGGCGGTTCACCTTCCGGCAAGCCGGGTGGGGCTCGGACTCGGCATCGCCGGCCTCGTCGCTCTGGCGCTGGGTGTCGCGGTCGGTCATCTGGCGGACAGATACGGAGCACGCGGCGTCTACGCCGCCACCCTTGTGGTCCAGGCACTGGCCACGGCCGGCTTCGTGCTGGCGGACAGCTTCTGGCCGTTCGTTCTCGCGGTCACCGTGGCTGCCGGAGCCAAGGCGGCCGGAACAGCCGCGCGCAGTCCACTCATCAGGCACTACGGAGGCGACCGGCCGCAGGAGTTCCGCGCCTACCTCCGCGCGGTGACCAACGTCGGCATCTCCCTCGGTGCCGTGGGAGCCGGGTTGGTGGTTCAGGTGGGCACGCTCACCGCCTATCAGCTCATGGTCATCGGCAACGCGATCGCCTTCGTGGTCTCCGCGGCGCTCCTCATCTCCCTGCCGCCGGTCACGCCCCTCGCCGCGACCGGCGGCCCTCGCTGGACAGCTCTCAGAGACCGCCCCTACCTGCTGCTCACCGCACTCGACGGGATCATGGCCATCCAGTTCAAGGTGCTCACCGTGGCCATCCCGCTCTGGCTGGTCGGTGCCACCACCGCCCCGCACTGGCTCATCTCGGGCACCATGCTCACCGGCACCGTCATCGTCGTCGCGTTCCAGGTGCGAGCCAGCCGCAACGTCGATTCCCCCACAGCCGGCGGAAACGCCTACCGCCGAGCAGGCGTGGCCTTTCTCGTCTCCTGTTCACTGATCTCCCTGTCCGCCGGCATCCCCGCATGGGCCGCCGCGGCGCTGCTCCTCACCGCAGTGGTGATCCACACCGTCGGCGAACTGTGGCACTCCGCCGCAGGCTTCGAGGTTTCCTTCGCTCTCGCCCCACCGCACGCCACCGGCCAGTACCTCGGCGTATTCGGGCTGGGCGCCGGACTGGCCGAGGCCCTCGGACCCGCGTTGCTCATTTCGCTGTGCATCACCTGGGGCCGCCCCGGGTGGTACGTCGTGGGAGCCCTGTTCGCACTGACGGGTCTGGCAGCACCACTCGCCGTCCGCTGGGCACAACGACACCACCGTGCCGGGCAGCCGCAGACCGACTCCATGGAACAGGCACAAGCCGCCTGA